DNA from Xiphias gladius isolate SHS-SW01 ecotype Sanya breed wild chromosome 9, ASM1685928v1, whole genome shotgun sequence:
tttttccatctgGCATTTTTAAGTAAGAAGCGCTCAGCCAAGCACGCTGTATATCTGGACTACCTCATCTGAAGTGTGACTGCGGTGGTCAAACCCGTCCTGAAGGAGGACCACTTTAACACTTTTCACCGGCACACCGATCAGCAAAAACGGCTTCCCCCTGCCAGCGGTCACAAGGTTCTGCCAGTGGTCATTTACctcaaatgtacagaaactgtCACCAATAAAGCTGGATTCACACAGAaactgtagcatccagtcttCAGCCCTTTGTCAGATTTGGTCAAATTGTCGCAGATGAGACGCAGAATATCTGCCAGTCTGGTTCATGTTAAAATCGACAAATTCATATTGGCTCTGCTGTAAATGAACTGTCGGACCCAACGTTTCAGAAGTAACCAGCTTCAGTCCAGGCTGCCACAGCACCCTGTAAAATGTcatatcagtttgtttttaaatattttttctgagcAAGCTTTTTAAATTAACGCAGTCAAGTGATATACCAAGTGCCACGGAGGTGTAGCCTTTTGAGCTGCGCCGGCACTTGTTATGACTTTGACCCAGAATGACCAATATAGGTGCACTTTCCCTGCTTGTCTGAATCACTGCCATTTATCAATCGGAGCACAATAAAGTGAACCACGGCGAAGCTCTGACTCTTACTGACAGTTGTCGCGCACAGATGGCAACATTTTACTTCACAACTTATTTGCTGTAGTTTGTTAATGACGTCTCAACAGCTGCTGCCTGCACAGTCTGATTGCTGCCCTCCAGGGGCTGACAAAGAGCTGTCAGGATGCATTGTACAGTTTGATGTattcaaatatgttttatgaaaatgtcattGTAGTACATCTTTGGTTTCTTTAGTGGGTTTGACACTTGATAAGATCACCTACATTCTCTAAAATCTCACGCTGGAGAAGTTTGACTGCAGTcctgacattttcagatgtagtgacgatgatttttttttttcatattttttcagcaGTACAACGAGGAGATATCATGAAGATGTAAATGCATCAGGAAGAAAAGTTGTACAACAGTTATAAATGTCGGCGTGTAGCttgcttcagcagaaaaataaataaatctgtttttcaagCTGTTAAAAGGTGCAGACGCATAGAGAACATTACGTCAATTTTCAAATACTATAGCTGGCTTCAAACTTTCTCCATAATGATTAGTGAAAAATCCACCTAGGCTTTAGACTACTGGCTTTCCTcgtgtttgtacatgtgtatatagtAGAGTGCATTTATAGATCATGTTTACAAGTAAACTAAATACTTCAGCAACCTTAATTCTTGCTCAAGCAAAAATCATACCTGATGCTTGTTCCTTAGAGCAAGCACCTTCTGCACTTTAGTAAATTCTACTTTAATTATCAGTCATTTAACATATTTGTGGGTAAAACTGTGCTCACTCGAGGAAGAGCTGATACTAtatattttcctgttatttttccatAAGAGAGGTAGAGAATATTCTCCACTTTATGTTTGATCACAATATTTCGTATTGGATCACAGGAATGATGATCTACCCTCCCACAGTTTTAAATAATTCGTATATTGTGGGATATAGAGAAATCAGTCCAAGCTGTGACTCTGTAGCGgttgccttaaaaaaaaaaaattaaaaaaaattcacaactCACACTGAATTTTCTGACAGTTGAACTCCTGTAAGATCCGTAATATATACAAAGAAATCTCTAAattttgaatgtaaatatataattgtATTGCTTTCTGAGGCTGCTGTCCTGCCATGCTGAATCTGTGCCTTTCCCTTACAAtgtcttattttatatttttactttgaagaTTTGGTGGCTAGATCAGACTCTGTATattaaattttgacaaaaataaatgcaactgtaaatataactgcTCTTATGTCATCTTTACTGCATGTAGTCACACAGAGACATAAttgtgttttctaaaaaaaaaaaaaaaaaaatcaaatacattagatttttatttaacaaatcaTCACTTTTCTCGACATAAATAATATGTTTCAACAGGTTGATCCGTGTGTCATTTCAGCAGTGTCACCAGCATCGAAGGCCACTGTACATTTAACATCATTTGCTGACTGAAATTTAGTATATTCCCCTCTTACAGTGTCCACATCACACGATCTGGCCTGGAAACCTGTCAGTTAAGGGTTTCAATTACTCTTTAGTCTGGGCCTGTTGGCTAGAATGTAAAGTCATGTTGAGTCAGTGGATTAGTCCTTTCCACTGACAGGCAAGCTTAATCAACATCAAGACACATCTAGATTTAAGTCAGCAGCAGAACCAAACAATCAACCTTCACgatcaagacaaaacaaagtccAGCGctgtttcaacatgaaaaaaaaaaaaaaaaaaaaaacagcggcATCAGTGTCCACATAAGTCCCTTCTCGGTTAAGTgcaggacagacacacagtccagcagcaggcaggcacTGCATGCATCTCAGTTGGCACCAGTCTTTGGTCCCTGCATTCTTGCACGCCTGGCCTCCTCATCCATTTCATCCATGATCTTCTCCTGGGAGACTGAGTAAAAGGTGTAGCCGTCTAACGTGGGGAGCAAGTGGTCAAGGTAAATAAGCAAGAAACGTAATTTAACAAGCACTACAGGGCAAGGGAGCGATGCAAGCAGCATGTCAGCCAGGGGTTGGTGTCGTCGCTGCTTGTAATAACAGCAGAggcttaaagaaaaacaaaaacaaaaacaaaaccaaaaactgtgcCTTAATGTTGTCTTTACTCATTAAAATATCCAAAGatacccccccctttttttttttaaacaaacatcgCTAAAACTAACTCTGTCTAATTCAATCCCGCCTTCCTGAGGATAACAATTTTCAGTTATGTTAAATCTGCTTGAGAATAGTTTCGATTCAACTTTAAGGCCATTTCGGAGGCCTTCGTTTGCGGTGCTTTTGAATTCTACTGCGCTACAGTGTggaggtgtttttaatattcagtcCACCCTGTTTGAAATAAATGGTAGAAATATAGAAGCCACATCTGCCAAGAAAATGCAAGCACTACTCACATTCTCATGGTAAGTCAAAACCACGTGATAGTATACCAAAACAATGCAATTTATAATTGTGGCTTAGTAAGTGATCGTCCCCTGAGTAGTGTATTTGTTACGTCTAACTTTTCATGGCAAAAGCTGGCTTCCATGAGACCCTGTAAAAAATATAGATGGtgccttttaatattttaatacaaaaagaCAACAATAGGGCATTGGCTTGGACAGCTAAAAGTCACATTCAAGTTTCAAGCATCTGCCCTCACAAAGCAACCATGATTTCAGGACAGAAGTTTGTCTGAAACACCGCGAAGACAGCACGGTTCATCTTACCTGGCTTCGTTACCTTCAAAACATTTACAGCGTATAGTTGATTAAACTTAATGGCAACTGGCGAGAAACCTGAGGATTTTAACAGGCGTGACGTTTTGTGCTTTAATCTACTAATACACTCCAAAGTCCGTTACAGTTAGGAACTTTGTGTCATGGCTAACTGTCATGTTAGCATTCATTGAATTTAAAGAATCAGTTTTTTCGGCCATTAAGAAAAAGTTACTGTCTGAAATACAAGCTGCGCAGATAGGCTAAATTAGCGTTAGGCTTAATATggtgtttttataaaaacaattatCTAATTAAAACCACGGGACCTCAGAGTAACTTTAGCATGCTAAGCTAACGTTACATAGTTCACCTTGTGTTGACGTTAGTGTGCTCGGCAAGGATACAGATTCCCAAAACGAGAGCTCCGATGGCGAGCCCTGTGACAGCATTTCGTCCCCGCAGCTTcggtgtttttttcttccactgttcACGCTCTACCTGTCTGATGAAGTGCATCTGTTCTGGAGAAAGACCCTCTTTAGCCGGGTCTATCCTGGTTGCAAAGGGGGCATCGGACTCCTTCGGCGTCTTGTCAGCCATGTCTGCAGTCAGTGAGGGATGCCAGGCTGTTTCACAACAGTCACACGCACCGCTGCGTTCCAGATGATCTGCCGAGTTGGCGGCATTTCACTGCGCGGCGAGCGGCCCATCAGTACGTTGTGAGATCTGCGCCGGGAAGAAGGCGCGCCAGCACGTACTGACGTCGCTGAAGTTCGCTTCTGATTCGTCAGTCAAGGGAAACTTAACTTCCGATACTGAGGGACCGATTCTCCGTTTTTTGTCCAGTCCAGTTTTCACAAGTTTAAGTAAAGTGGGTTTTGAGCTGTATCTGGTCTGATGTTGTCTAGATGTGAGTAAAGCAGTGAAATCACCCTTTTTGTATTCtcaaaaatagaataaagttttcaaaaatctgCTTGGGACAATCTAGTCAAAATTTCACAAATCTAAGTATAGCGGTTTATGATCTGGGCCTGGTCTGATATGGTCCAAGTGTGAAATAAGCAGTGAAATCTCCCTTTCTCGctttaataattacaataaatttGTTACAAATTTGAAAGCAGATTTCAAACTTAGCAGCGTCCAGGCTTTGCCTACAATGTGTAACACCCTCTCTGTAAGAGGTGCAAAATCGGAGAAACGGTTGCTCTGTTTGGAAAGTTACATTTCCCTTAATTTACCACTTAACAGCCGGACCGGAAGCGAACTTCAGCGTCGTCAAGTGCGAAGGACACAAAATTGTGCAACTTCCAAAAGAGTCCCCGTGGCAGCTTTGGTTCCTTCTAGGAGACGTAGAATCGGCCCTGGGgttataaaaaaagaagaaaaaaaaagaaaactcggGAATAGCGCCATCTTCCGGAAAATATAAACTTCAAGCACGGTTTAGTTTCagttttccaatttatttttcgACAAAAGTCTACAAATATTTGTATGTAGACTTGGCAGTTTGTAAATTTAACGTTTGTGCCTACAGAAGTCGGCCGTTGGTGATTGCAAATGGCGAAAAGACTATTTTCTTCTCCAAATCAGTGTACAAACTTCCAGTTTCGGCAAGCCTCTTTTGACCTACTCACAGATATGCTCATTTATctcaacaaaagaaacaaaaataatctcaaaaatgtatcaaaatatAGCGGAAAATTCAAGGATAGAAGAGTCTTTGGTATGTAcgttagccttttttttttaattccagcttgctaacaaacattttaatacttCTGTTATTTAGACGAACCTCTAAACGTTAGTAGAACTAGCTGTATGTGAATACGTTGTTACCTTGACCTGCGTTCTCAACCCACCGaatttgctattttttatttttaacggTAATTTTGCTCGTTTTAAATGCGCATAACGCCAACTGCCACTTTCAAATGGGTTCACGCATACAGCCCTTTTTACAAGTCAAAGTATCTTAGTCACTCTGTAGCCTATCCAGGTAAGCCATCTATTATGTTGTGTGCCTTCGTActctcttcttttgttttttaattacctCTGCTAAGGCGGTCATAGTTTCACCTGTTtctggttggtgtttttttttttcgtcagcAGGACTGCGCAAAAAGtgctgaaccgatttgcaccgaacttggttGGCGGGATGGGGCATTGGGCACGGGCCTGGGAAGAAGCCATTAAATTATGGGGAAGGTCTGGATcgtttgaatttgaatttttttttctctgaagtctggtgtggCATCGGCCTTGGCGTGCCCTTCTAGTTTTCAAGATAAACACCTccttaattaattattttacagctatatatacatactgtacaggcTCTACATTGCTACAGTCATGTCAACAATGGGatccatttaaaatataatctTGCTCTATCCTCTATGGGTGCtacaaatatatttacatttactgtatatagagTAGGCTATTATCAGTGGACCTATGGTACTTTATCTGTTTTCATGCTGTAATTCTTTGAGCTGTGGCGCAGCAGTAGTtgcaatatttattttcaggAGATGGCTTAAGGAGATGGTTGGAAATTGTCTAAGCTATACCAGACTAACTCTGAGCGGCCCCCCTAAGCCTCACTGTACCCTGTCATCTCTCTGAAGTCTTTCATACACCTGGGATTGGGAGCCCTGTCATTATGGAGGCCAGCTCTCAAAACAAAGTCCTGGAGCTAGCAGTCTCCCAGTCGGCGGCACCTCAGCAGACAAACGCTGCCAGTGGAATGCAGTTTTAATGACTTCTAATGAAAATCCATATGCCTCTTAGTAGTACACATGGCACctaaaatcaaattatttaaattaattcatggGAATACATCTTTCTCTGTAACATGCGTCTCCTGGTGTCACTGCTGGCTTACTAAAGTAACCGGCCGTTCTCACAGCATGGAGGAAAATTTCCAAATAAatactttgctttctttcaaaTGGACTTGTCAGGGATACAATTTTTTGCCAGTGTTTGGCCCGGTAGGTGGTGTTGAGAACCCAGCATGGCCGTGATTCAGTGTCACATGTTTCATTCAGATAGCTCTCGGCTCTACACATAATAACTTCAAAGAAAAGAGAAtcagaaatttaaatgaatataatGTACAACTTATGATTCCTTTTCTAACTTAGAGTACATCTTCCTGATAACTGAAGATCTGAGACTTGATCCACTGGTTGGATACCATGCCATTGAATTACTTCAAAGGTAAGAAGGAGCAGCATGTTTGCCTTTCCCAGCCACACCTTATATGTTTAGCCATGCCTTTACGTGAACAATTATCTCTCTCAGGTTCATGGTCAAGCATCTCACAGATTTGCTCACCACCCCCACACCTCAAGGTGCAGCTGCTGATCAGCCAAGAAGTTATGAGAATGCTATTTTTGACAAGATCAAGGAGAAATTCCCCCTCATAATCTTCTCCTGCGTGCAACTTGCGAGCAAACTGTCTTTGCACAGCCATGTGAGTTCTGAGATGTCCACCATTCATAATTAATAATTCCTAGTGATTGAAAATAAGATAATCCCCGACAGTTTTTCAATCAATTTTTAGGTAATCGACAACAACACTGCTGTGCACTTTCTGCATTCAGTCGGCCACAGTGTCTCCAAGCAGACTCTCTTGGAATCAGAGCTGATGATCTTGAAAGGGCTTGAATTCAGACTAAATTCCCCAAATCCTCTGACATACGTGGAAATACTTCTGGAGGTGCTTGGTAAGATATAAACACAGAGCAAGTTAGGTCAAGTGTTAGGATGCCAAAAAAATTGGGCAATATTAACGCAAAGGGCTCTGTGAAGATAATCTTATCTGTATACGTGCTGTACTGATTTGTGGTGATTAAACTCTTTAAGGA
Protein-coding regions in this window:
- the LOC120794229 gene encoding cytochrome c oxidase assembly factor 3 homolog, mitochondrial → MADKTPKESDAPFATRIDPAKEGLSPEQMHFIRQVEREQWKKKTPKLRGRNAVTGLAIGALVLGIYGYTFYSVSQEKIMDEMDEEARRARMQGPKTGAN
- the cntd1 gene encoding cyclin N-terminal domain-containing protein 1; amino-acid sequence: MAKRLFSSPNQCTNFQFRQASFDLLTDMLIYLNKRNKNNLKNVSKYSGKFKDRRVFEYIFLITEDLRLDPLVGYHAIELLQRFMVKHLTDLLTTPTPQGAAADQPRSYENAIFDKIKEKFPLIIFSCVQLASKLSLHSHVIDNNTAVHFLHSVGHSVSKQTLLESELMILKGLEFRLNSPNPLTYVEILLEVLGHNEPSVPVERLCDLCHHVLQFVSLQRTAIYDTLLKTTIGCVSPSTEQREKFVTVTEDCMLLGVGVIAVATLFLCVRKWEQVVGELSHITGISSRSISDFAHVTLMHTVRYSSPQLES